The following are from one region of the Etheostoma spectabile isolate EspeVRDwgs_2016 chromosome 15, UIUC_Espe_1.0, whole genome shotgun sequence genome:
- the stat3 gene encoding signal transducer and activator of transcription 3 isoform X1 yields the protein MAQWNQLQQLETRYLEQLYHLYSDSFPMELRQFLAPWIESQDWAYAANKESHATLVFHNLLGEIDQQYSRFLQENNVLYQHNLRRIKQHLQSKYLEKPMEIARIVARCLWEEQRLLQTATTAVQEGQAAHPTGTVVTEKQQILEHNLQDIRKRVQDMEQKMKMLENLQDDFDFNYKTLKSQGELSQDLNGNSQAAATRQKMAQLEQMLSALDQLRRQIVTEMGGLLTAMDYVQKNLTDEELADWKRRQQIACIGGPPNICLDRLETWITSLAESQLQIRQQIKKLEELQQKVSYKGDPIIQHRPALEEKIVDLFRNLMKSAFVVERQPCMPMHPDRPLVIKTGVQFTNKVRLLVKFPELNYQLKIKVCIDKESGDVAAIRGSRKFNILGTNTKVMNMEESNNGSLSAEFKHLTLREQRCGNGGRTNSDASLIVTEELHLITFETEVYHQGLKIDLETHSLPVVVISNICQMPNAWASILWYNMLTNHPKNVNFFTKPPVGTWDQVAEVLSWQFSSTTKRGLTIEQLTTLAEKLLGPCVNYSGCQITWAKFCKENMAGKGFSFWVWLDNIIDLVKKYILALWNEGYIMGFISKERERAILSPKPPGTFLLRFSESSKEGGITFTWVEKDISGKTQMQSVEPYTKQQLNSMSFADIIMGYKIMDATNILVSPLVYLYPDIPKDEAFGKYCRPEAAPEPEMGGDSTSTIQPYLKTKFICVTPCPSVFMDLPDSELLGNGFPGTNSGNTSDLFPMSPRTLDSLMHNEAEANSGHLDSLTLDMDVASPV from the exons ATGGCCCAGTGGAACCAGTTACAGCAGCTGGAGACCAGGTATCTGGAGCAGCTCTACCACTTGTACAGTGACAGCTTCCCCATGGAGCTGCGTCAGTTCCTTGCCCCCTGGATTGAGAGTCAGGACTG GGCTTACGCTGCCAATAAGGAGTCCCACGCCACCCTGGTGTTTCACAACCTCTTGGGAGAAATAGACCAGCAGTATAGCCGTTTCCTGCAGGAGAACAATGTACTCTACCAGCATAACCTGCGCAGGATTAAACAGCATCTCCAGAGCAAGTACTTAGAGAAGCCGATGGAAATTGCCCGCATTGTTGCCCGCTGTCTGTGGGAGGAGCAAAGACTGCTGCAGACGGCCACCACAGCTGTACAG GAAGGCCAGGCAGCACATCCCACGGGGACAGTAGTGACAGAGAAGCAGCAGATTCTGGAGCACAACCTTCAAGACATCAGGAAGCGGGTGCAG gaTATGGAACAGAAGATGAAAATGCTTGAGAACTTGCAGGATGACTTTGACTTCAATTACAAGACATTGAAGAGTCAAGGAG AGTTGTCCCAGGACCTAAATGGGAACAGCCAAGCAGCTGCTACCAGACAGAAGATGGCTCAGCTCGAGCAGATGCTGAGCGCACTGGACCAGCTGAGGAGG CAAATTGTGACTGAGATGGGAGGCTTGTTGACCGCCATGGATTATGTTCAGAAGAACCTGACTGATGAAGAACTGGCAGACTGGAAGAGAAGGCAGCAAATTGCCTGCATTGGAGGACCTCCTAACATCTGCCTGGATCGCCTTGAAACATG GATCACATCCTTGGCTGAGTCCCAGCTCCAGATTCGTCAGCAGATCAAGAAGCTGGAAGAGCTTCAGCAGAAGGTGTCCTACAAAGGAGACCCCATCATCCAGCACCGGCCCGCCCTTGAGGAGAAGATTGTGGACTTGTTCAGAAACCTGATGAAGAG TGCTTTTGTGGTTGAAAGACAGCCTTGTATGCCCATGCATCCTGACAGACCTCTGGTCATAAAAACAGGAGTGCAGTTCACAAATAAAGTGAG GTTACTGGTAAAGTTCCCTGAACTCAATTACCAGCTGAAAATCAAAGTTTGCATTGACAA GGAATCTGGGGATGTGGCTGCAATTCGAGG aTCACGAAAGTTTAACATCCTTGGTACCAACACAAAAGTCATGAACATGGAAGAGTCCAACAATGGCAGCCTGTCAGCAGAGTTTAAACACTTG ACCCTGAGAGAACAGAGGTGTGGTAATGGTGGCCGGACCAATAGCGAC GCCTCTCTGATTGTCACAGAAGAGCTCCATCTTATCACTTTTGAGACAGAAGTCTATCATCAAGGCCTGAAGATTGATCTGGAG ACTCATTCCCTGCCTGTGGTAGTCATTTCTAACATCTGCCAGATGCCCAATGCCTGGGCTTCCATCCTGTGGTACAACATGCTCACTAACCACCCAAAG AATGTGAACTTCTTCACCAAGCCTCCAGTTGGGACGTGGGACCAGGTAGCTGAGGTTCTAAGCTGGCAGTTCTCCTCCACCACCAAGCGAGGCCTGACCATTGAACAGCTCACCACACTGGCTGAGAAATTACTAG GGCCATGTGTCAACTACTCCGGCTGTCAGATCACTTGGGCCAAGTTCTGTAAG GAAAACATGGCTGGAAAAGGCTTCTCCTTCTGGGTGTGGCTAGACAATATCATTGACCTGGTGAAGAAGTATATCCTGGCGCTGTGGAATGAAGG GTATATCATGGGCTTTATCAgtaaggagagggagagagccaTTCTTAGTCCAAAACCCCCTGGAACTTTTCTGTTGCGCTTCAGTGAAAGCAGCAAGGAGGGCGGCATTACATTTACATGGGTAGAGAAAGACATCAGTG GAAAGACCCAGATGCAGTCAGTGGAGCCCTACACCAAGCAGCAGCTCAACAGCATGTCTTTCGCTGACATCATCATGGGCTACAAGATCATGGATGCCACTAACATCCTGGTTTCACCTCTCGTGTACCTCTACCCTGACATCCCCAAAGACGAAGCTTTTGGTAAATACTGCAGGCCCGAAGCAGCCCCTGAACCTGAGATGGGAGGAGACTCTACGAGCA CTATTCAGCCATACTTGAAGACAAAGTTCATCTGCGTTACCCC GTGTCCCTCCGTGTTCATGGACTTGCCGGACAGTGAGCTGCTTGGGAACGGATTCCCAGG CACAAACTCTGGAAACACAAGTGACCTGTTCCCCATGTCGCCCCGCACCCTCGACTCCCTGATGCACAATGAAGCTGAAGCTAATTCGGGACATTTGG ACTCACTTACGTTGGACATGGATGTTGCATCACCTGTGTGA
- the stat3 gene encoding signal transducer and activator of transcription 3 isoform X2 — protein sequence MAQWNQLQQLETRYLEQLYHLYSDSFPMELRQFLAPWIESQDWAYAANKESHATLVFHNLLGEIDQQYSRFLQENNVLYQHNLRRIKQHLQSKYLEKPMEIARIVARCLWEEQRLLQTATTAVQEGQAAHPTGTVVTEKQQILEHNLQDIRKRVQDMEQKMKMLENLQDDFDFNYKTLKSQGELSQDLNGNSQAAATRQKMAQLEQMLSALDQLRRQIVTEMGGLLTAMDYVQKNLTDEELADWKRRQQIACIGGPPNICLDRLETWITSLAESQLQIRQQIKKLEELQQKVSYKGDPIIQHRPALEEKIVDLFRNLMKSAFVVERQPCMPMHPDRPLVIKTGVQFTNKVRLLVKFPELNYQLKIKVCIDKESGDVAAIRGSRKFNILGTNTKVMNMEESNNGSLSAEFKHLTLREQRCGNGGRTNSDASLIVTEELHLITFETEVYHQGLKIDLETHSLPVVVISNICQMPNAWASILWYNMLTNHPKNVNFFTKPPVGTWDQVAEVLSWQFSSTTKRGLTIEQLTTLAEKLLGPCVNYSGCQITWAKFCKENMAGKGFSFWVWLDNIIDLVKKYILALWNEGYIMGFISKERERAILSPKPPGTFLLRFSESSKEGGITFTWVEKDISGKTQMQSVEPYTKQQLNSMSFADIIMGYKIMDATNILVSPLVYLYPDIPKDEAFGKYCRPEAAPEPEMGGDSTSTIQPYLKTKFICVTPTNSGNTSDLFPMSPRTLDSLMHNEAEANSGHLDSLTLDMDVASPV from the exons ATGGCCCAGTGGAACCAGTTACAGCAGCTGGAGACCAGGTATCTGGAGCAGCTCTACCACTTGTACAGTGACAGCTTCCCCATGGAGCTGCGTCAGTTCCTTGCCCCCTGGATTGAGAGTCAGGACTG GGCTTACGCTGCCAATAAGGAGTCCCACGCCACCCTGGTGTTTCACAACCTCTTGGGAGAAATAGACCAGCAGTATAGCCGTTTCCTGCAGGAGAACAATGTACTCTACCAGCATAACCTGCGCAGGATTAAACAGCATCTCCAGAGCAAGTACTTAGAGAAGCCGATGGAAATTGCCCGCATTGTTGCCCGCTGTCTGTGGGAGGAGCAAAGACTGCTGCAGACGGCCACCACAGCTGTACAG GAAGGCCAGGCAGCACATCCCACGGGGACAGTAGTGACAGAGAAGCAGCAGATTCTGGAGCACAACCTTCAAGACATCAGGAAGCGGGTGCAG gaTATGGAACAGAAGATGAAAATGCTTGAGAACTTGCAGGATGACTTTGACTTCAATTACAAGACATTGAAGAGTCAAGGAG AGTTGTCCCAGGACCTAAATGGGAACAGCCAAGCAGCTGCTACCAGACAGAAGATGGCTCAGCTCGAGCAGATGCTGAGCGCACTGGACCAGCTGAGGAGG CAAATTGTGACTGAGATGGGAGGCTTGTTGACCGCCATGGATTATGTTCAGAAGAACCTGACTGATGAAGAACTGGCAGACTGGAAGAGAAGGCAGCAAATTGCCTGCATTGGAGGACCTCCTAACATCTGCCTGGATCGCCTTGAAACATG GATCACATCCTTGGCTGAGTCCCAGCTCCAGATTCGTCAGCAGATCAAGAAGCTGGAAGAGCTTCAGCAGAAGGTGTCCTACAAAGGAGACCCCATCATCCAGCACCGGCCCGCCCTTGAGGAGAAGATTGTGGACTTGTTCAGAAACCTGATGAAGAG TGCTTTTGTGGTTGAAAGACAGCCTTGTATGCCCATGCATCCTGACAGACCTCTGGTCATAAAAACAGGAGTGCAGTTCACAAATAAAGTGAG GTTACTGGTAAAGTTCCCTGAACTCAATTACCAGCTGAAAATCAAAGTTTGCATTGACAA GGAATCTGGGGATGTGGCTGCAATTCGAGG aTCACGAAAGTTTAACATCCTTGGTACCAACACAAAAGTCATGAACATGGAAGAGTCCAACAATGGCAGCCTGTCAGCAGAGTTTAAACACTTG ACCCTGAGAGAACAGAGGTGTGGTAATGGTGGCCGGACCAATAGCGAC GCCTCTCTGATTGTCACAGAAGAGCTCCATCTTATCACTTTTGAGACAGAAGTCTATCATCAAGGCCTGAAGATTGATCTGGAG ACTCATTCCCTGCCTGTGGTAGTCATTTCTAACATCTGCCAGATGCCCAATGCCTGGGCTTCCATCCTGTGGTACAACATGCTCACTAACCACCCAAAG AATGTGAACTTCTTCACCAAGCCTCCAGTTGGGACGTGGGACCAGGTAGCTGAGGTTCTAAGCTGGCAGTTCTCCTCCACCACCAAGCGAGGCCTGACCATTGAACAGCTCACCACACTGGCTGAGAAATTACTAG GGCCATGTGTCAACTACTCCGGCTGTCAGATCACTTGGGCCAAGTTCTGTAAG GAAAACATGGCTGGAAAAGGCTTCTCCTTCTGGGTGTGGCTAGACAATATCATTGACCTGGTGAAGAAGTATATCCTGGCGCTGTGGAATGAAGG GTATATCATGGGCTTTATCAgtaaggagagggagagagccaTTCTTAGTCCAAAACCCCCTGGAACTTTTCTGTTGCGCTTCAGTGAAAGCAGCAAGGAGGGCGGCATTACATTTACATGGGTAGAGAAAGACATCAGTG GAAAGACCCAGATGCAGTCAGTGGAGCCCTACACCAAGCAGCAGCTCAACAGCATGTCTTTCGCTGACATCATCATGGGCTACAAGATCATGGATGCCACTAACATCCTGGTTTCACCTCTCGTGTACCTCTACCCTGACATCCCCAAAGACGAAGCTTTTGGTAAATACTGCAGGCCCGAAGCAGCCCCTGAACCTGAGATGGGAGGAGACTCTACGAGCA CTATTCAGCCATACTTGAAGACAAAGTTCATCTGCGTTACCCC CACAAACTCTGGAAACACAAGTGACCTGTTCCCCATGTCGCCCCGCACCCTCGACTCCCTGATGCACAATGAAGCTGAAGCTAATTCGGGACATTTGG ACTCACTTACGTTGGACATGGATGTTGCATCACCTGTGTGA